The following are encoded in a window of Arthrobacter antioxidans genomic DNA:
- the pgm gene encoding phosphoglucomutase (alpha-D-glucose-1,6-bisphosphate-dependent) yields the protein MANRAGTVALPSDLIDVTGLLDAYFDVDPDLSDPAQRVAFGTSGHRGSSLKSSFNEGHIAAITQAIVEYRAGQGITGPLFMGKDTHALSEPAQNTALEVLAANRVTVLVDARGAYTPTPAVSHAILTHNATHTGQADGIVITPSHNPPGDGGFKYNPPHGGPADSDATNWIADRANALLEDGLRGVKRLPIAQARTAEGIGSYDFLQHYVDDLPSVLNLDAIRSAGVHIGADPMGGASVDYWGAIGERHNLNLTVVNPTVDPQWAFMTLDWDEKIRMDCSSPFAMASLITRATEFDIATGNDADADRHGIVTPDGGLMNPNHYLAVAIQYLYANRPDWRADAVIGKTLVSSSIIDRVAADLGRVLHEVPVGFKWFVPGLLSGDLAFGGEESAGASFLRLDGTPWSTDKDGLLLALLASEITAVTGRTPSQHYAGLTDRFGAPVYARIDAAATREQKAALGKLSPSDVTATTLAGEEITARLTEAPGNGAPVGGLKVTTENAWFAARPSGTEDVYKIYAESFRGEEHLKQVQAEAKALVDGVIS from the coding sequence ATGGCTAACCGAGCGGGCACAGTGGCCCTTCCCAGCGACCTCATCGACGTGACCGGACTGCTCGACGCGTACTTCGACGTCGACCCCGATCTCTCCGATCCCGCCCAGCGCGTGGCGTTCGGGACGTCGGGCCACCGCGGCTCGTCCCTGAAGTCCTCCTTCAACGAAGGCCACATCGCGGCGATCACGCAGGCGATCGTCGAGTACCGCGCCGGGCAGGGCATCACGGGTCCCCTGTTCATGGGCAAGGACACCCACGCCCTGTCGGAACCGGCGCAGAACACCGCACTGGAGGTCCTCGCGGCCAACCGGGTGACCGTCCTGGTGGACGCCCGCGGCGCCTACACCCCCACCCCCGCCGTGTCCCACGCGATCCTCACCCACAACGCGACGCACACCGGGCAGGCCGACGGCATCGTCATCACGCCCTCACACAACCCTCCGGGCGACGGCGGCTTCAAGTACAACCCGCCGCACGGCGGCCCGGCCGACTCCGACGCCACGAACTGGATCGCCGACCGCGCCAACGCCCTGCTCGAGGACGGCCTGCGCGGGGTGAAGCGCCTGCCGATCGCCCAGGCCCGCACGGCGGAGGGGATCGGCAGCTACGACTTCCTGCAGCACTACGTGGACGACCTGCCGTCCGTGCTGAACCTCGACGCCATCCGCTCCGCCGGCGTGCACATCGGCGCGGACCCCATGGGCGGCGCCTCCGTGGACTACTGGGGCGCGATCGGCGAACGCCACAACCTGAACCTGACCGTCGTGAACCCGACCGTGGACCCGCAGTGGGCGTTCATGACGCTGGACTGGGACGAGAAGATCCGCATGGACTGCTCCTCCCCGTTCGCGATGGCCTCCCTGATCACGCGGGCCACGGAGTTCGACATCGCCACCGGCAACGACGCCGACGCGGACCGCCACGGGATCGTCACGCCCGACGGCGGCCTCATGAACCCGAACCACTACCTCGCCGTCGCCATCCAGTACCTGTACGCGAACCGGCCCGACTGGCGCGCGGACGCCGTGATCGGCAAGACCCTCGTCTCGTCGTCGATCATCGACCGCGTCGCGGCGGACCTGGGGCGCGTGCTGCACGAGGTCCCCGTGGGCTTCAAGTGGTTCGTGCCCGGCCTGCTGAGCGGCGACCTGGCCTTCGGCGGCGAGGAGTCCGCCGGTGCGTCCTTCCTGCGCCTCGACGGGACGCCGTGGAGCACCGACAAGGACGGCCTCCTCCTGGCCCTCCTCGCCTCGGAGATCACCGCCGTGACCGGCAGGACGCCCTCCCAGCACTACGCCGGGCTGACCGACCGCTTCGGCGCCCCGGTCTACGCGCGGATCGACGCCGCGGCCACGCGCGAGCAGAAGGCCGCGCTCGGCAAGCTCTCGCCGTCGGACGTCACCGCGACCACCCTCGCCGGCGAGGAGATCACCGCCCGCCTGACGGAGGCCCCGGGCAACGGCGCACCCGTGGGCGGCCTGAAGGTCACCACCGAGAACGCGTGGTTCGCGGCGCGGCCGTCGGGCACCGAGGACGTCTACAAGATCTACGCGGAGTCCTTCAGGGGCGAGGAACACCTGAAGCAGGTGCAGGCCGAGGCGAAGGCCCTGGTGGACGGCGTCATCAGCTGA